The Lysinibacillus timonensis nucleotide sequence TCTAGACTTAAATACGTTAGAAAATTTATGAAATGTCTTTTTCTATATAATAGGGGGGATAGAATGGGGAAGGTATTAGATTCTTTTTTAAATGACAATCTACAATCTTTGCGTTATCAGGGCTTGTATAACGAGATGGATGTCGTTGAAGGTGCAAATGGCCCAATTATTGAAATTAATGGGAGAAGACTAATAAACCTATCGTCAAACAACTACTTAGGGTTAGCTACTCATAGCGAGTTGAAAAAGGTTGCGAAGGCTGCAATTGATCAGTATGGCGTTGGAGCAGGGGCAGTACGCACCATAAATGGTACCTTGGATCTACACGTATTATTAGAAAAGAAGCTTGCCGAATTTAAAGGAACTGAAGCTGCAATCTCTTACCAATCGGGCTTTAATTGCAATATGGCTGCAATCTCCGCCGTAATGGATAAAAATGATGCGATACTGTCTGATCAATTAAACCATGCATCGATTATAGATGGATGTCGATTATCAAAAGCTAAAATCATTGCATATAACCATTCTGATATGGACGATCTTCGGGCGAAAGCTAGAGCAGCAAAAGAGTCAGGTCTTTTTAAGAAAATCATGGTGATTACAGACGGCGTATTTTCGATGGATGGTGATATTGCAAAACTTCCTGAAATCGTTCAAATTGCGAAAGAGTATGATCTGATCACATATGTTGACGATGCGCATGGATCAGGTGTAACGGGACGGGGAAAGGGCACAGTTAAACAATTCAACCTTGAAAACGACATTGACTTCCAGATTGGTACTTTATCAAAAGCGGTTGGTGTTGTTGGAGGATATGTTGCAGGGAAAAAGAATTTGATTGATTGGTTAAAAGTACGCTCTCGTCCATTTTTGTTCTCAACGGCAGTAACTCCTGGAGACGTAGCTGCAATTACTGCTGCATTGCAACTGATCGCAGATTCTACTTATCTTGTAGATCAATTGTGGAAAAATGGCGATTACTTAAAGACTGGTCTGAAAAAGTTAGGTTTTAATATTGGCGAATCAGAAACACCGATTACTCCTTGTATAATTGGAGATGAAAAGGTAACCCAAGCTTTCTCTAAGAGGTTAATAGAAGAAGGGATTTACGCAAAAGCAATTGTGTTTCCAACCGTACCTAAGGGAACGGGTCGTATACGTAATATGCCGACAGCTGCGCATACGAAAGAAATGTTAGATTATTCCCTCGAGATTTATGAAATAGTAGGAAAAGAGATGGGGGTTATATAGGGGAGATTACAAATAAAATCAAGATTTTACTCCTGCATAAGAGGTGCTTGGCTTTTACAACGCTAAGCACCTTTTTTAGGCTTTGAACATAAAAATAGTGGTATCAATATATGGAAGGATGACTTCTTGAACGGTACAATCACACATTTCTTTGGGCGTGCATTAACTGGGCAAGGCATGAAAAATCTCTATAAAGAATTAATGACTGAAGCGAAGACAGTTTACCTTATTAAAGGAGCTTATGGATTTAAAATCTCAGATCTGTTAACGAAAATCGGTATACATTATCATAATCAAAATGCTAATATAGAATATTTCCACGATCCTTTTTTTGAGAATACAATTGACGCAGTGTTTGTGAAAGAACCACATAGCCTATTATTCCTCCAAGCAACAAATCCTTCATTCGAACCTACTATGCTAGGGACACGAGACAAAGTTATTTCACTTTATGATTGTATAGATGGGCAAACCTTGGCATCAAAAGGCGAACGTATCTCACAATTAAATGTACAAAAACAGGAATGGCATGATAAATGCTTCCAATCATTAGCTTCTGCCATAAAAATTCATGATGATTGGGAAGTAGAAACTAGAAGGTATATGGATTGGGATGGCTTAAATCAACAAATAAATTGGCTATTCGACGAATTATTTGGTTCAGAAAAATTAAGTAAACAAGGTAAAGAAACACATAGATTACTTGGAACCTTAACACCTGCAGGAGCACGTGATACAGTACAAAGTATTACGCAATCATTAGAAAAACGATACTTTATTAAAGGTTATCCGGGTACTGGGAAATCTTCGCTGATGAAAGCTCTTGCATCAGAAGCGTTAAGTCGAGGCTATGATGTACAAAAGGTATGGTGCGGACTTGATGCGAATTCAATTGACATGGTCATTATTCCTGAATTAAGTTTCTGTATATTTGATAGTACAGAACCACACGTTTATTTCCCAGATCCATCGAGAAGTGGCGACCAAATTTTTGATATTGCACACTTATGTCATCCAACAGAGGTAGAAGAAGCAAATATAAAAACAATCGTCTCTAAATATCGTTCTGCGATTTCTGACGCAATCGCTTATGCCAACCTATATGCGGAAACAGAGAGAAGCATTCGCGAGATGATTGATGAAAGCATAAATGAAGAAAAATGGATTGAACGAATTTCTATACTTGGAATCTAGCGTGAAGGTGCCTGGCTTTTAGAAGAAGCAGGCACTTTTACTTTTTATTAAAGAATGTCTAATCTTATGTTTGCTTTGTATGGAATTAGTTAATAAGGGATGCTGCTTAAATTTCAAAAATGTCTAGTAATTTTTCAGCTTTTTAGATAAAATAAACAATTGTATGCATTCGGGAAATCATTAAATACGAGTTGAAAGCTGAATAATTCTTATGATAAAAACTCATATTGACAATTTTAAATTCACAATGTATTCTGATAAAACATACATACTTAGTTGGGATTAAACTCTATCCATGATCACGGTGAGGAGAATTGTATGCTAGAATTTCAAAATATTACAAAAATTTATAAATCTAAAGGTAAAGAAGTAGTAGGGGTAGACAATGTTTCCTTAAAAATAAATAAAGGGGACATTTTTGGTATTGTAGGCTACTCCGGTGCAGGCAAAAGCTCGTTACTACGTTGTGTAAATTTACTTGAACGTCCTACAAGAGGAAAAGTACTTGTAAATGGAGTGGATTTAACTCAATTAAAAAGGAGCAAATTACGAATTGCTCGGTTGAAAATCGGTATGATCTTTCAACACTTCTATTTAATAAGTCAAAAGTCAGTTGGAGAGAATATTGCTTTTGCGTTACGTGCTGCTAAAACGCCTAAAGACAAAATTGACTCTCGCGTTGACGAGCTATTAGAAATGGTTGGTTTAACGGACAAGCGTGATGTATACCCAGGTCAATTGAGTGGTGGTCAAAAACAACGTGTTGGTATTGCAAGGGCTTTAGCTAATAATCCAGCCGTTCTTCTATGTGATGAAGCGACATCTGCTCTCGATCCTAAAACTACTCTATCAATCTTACGCTTATTAAAAGATATTAATCAAAAACTGGGAATTACAATTGTCTTAATTACACATGAAATGAATGTTGTAAAAGAGATTTGTAATCGAATGGCAATTATGCAAGATGGTCGAGTGATTGAAGAAGGGGAAGTATACGATATTTTTGCAAGTCCACAGGAGCCTTTAACACAAGAGTTTATTAGTAGTGTTGTTTCATTTGATATTCCACCTACGATTTTAAAAGATGTTCGTGGGGAAATAATAAAAATTCTATTCAAGGGCAGTGTGGCAGGAGAAGGAGTAATCACTGATACAATGCAACAATTCAATGTAAAAGGGAATTTTCTGCATGGGACGATTGAATATATTCAAGACCGTCCTTTAGGAATTTTTGTTATGGAATTACAAGGTGAAGCTAAAGCAGTTAGTGATGCTAAGCATTATATGGAAGAGCGTGGCGCAATCGTGGAGGTGATTTCTCATGTTTGATTTTCCACACTTTGTTGAGATGTTACCAGACATTGGGAAGGCGTTTCAAGAGACATTAATCAT carries:
- a CDS encoding glycine C-acetyltransferase, yielding MGKVLDSFLNDNLQSLRYQGLYNEMDVVEGANGPIIEINGRRLINLSSNNYLGLATHSELKKVAKAAIDQYGVGAGAVRTINGTLDLHVLLEKKLAEFKGTEAAISYQSGFNCNMAAISAVMDKNDAILSDQLNHASIIDGCRLSKAKIIAYNHSDMDDLRAKARAAKESGLFKKIMVITDGVFSMDGDIAKLPEIVQIAKEYDLITYVDDAHGSGVTGRGKGTVKQFNLENDIDFQIGTLSKAVGVVGGYVAGKKNLIDWLKVRSRPFLFSTAVTPGDVAAITAALQLIADSTYLVDQLWKNGDYLKTGLKKLGFNIGESETPITPCIIGDEKVTQAFSKRLIEEGIYAKAIVFPTVPKGTGRIRNMPTAAHTKEMLDYSLEIYEIVGKEMGVI
- a CDS encoding nucleotide kinase; its protein translation is MNGTITHFFGRALTGQGMKNLYKELMTEAKTVYLIKGAYGFKISDLLTKIGIHYHNQNANIEYFHDPFFENTIDAVFVKEPHSLLFLQATNPSFEPTMLGTRDKVISLYDCIDGQTLASKGERISQLNVQKQEWHDKCFQSLASAIKIHDDWEVETRRYMDWDGLNQQINWLFDELFGSEKLSKQGKETHRLLGTLTPAGARDTVQSITQSLEKRYFIKGYPGTGKSSLMKALASEALSRGYDVQKVWCGLDANSIDMVIIPELSFCIFDSTEPHVYFPDPSRSGDQIFDIAHLCHPTEVEEANIKTIVSKYRSAISDAIAYANLYAETERSIREMIDESINEEKWIERISILGI
- a CDS encoding methionine ABC transporter ATP-binding protein — encoded protein: MLEFQNITKIYKSKGKEVVGVDNVSLKINKGDIFGIVGYSGAGKSSLLRCVNLLERPTRGKVLVNGVDLTQLKRSKLRIARLKIGMIFQHFYLISQKSVGENIAFALRAAKTPKDKIDSRVDELLEMVGLTDKRDVYPGQLSGGQKQRVGIARALANNPAVLLCDEATSALDPKTTLSILRLLKDINQKLGITIVLITHEMNVVKEICNRMAIMQDGRVIEEGEVYDIFASPQEPLTQEFISSVVSFDIPPTILKDVRGEIIKILFKGSVAGEGVITDTMQQFNVKGNFLHGTIEYIQDRPLGIFVMELQGEAKAVSDAKHYMEERGAIVEVISHV